The Ahaetulla prasina isolate Xishuangbanna chromosome 3, ASM2864084v1, whole genome shotgun sequence genome window below encodes:
- the LOC131194826 gene encoding complement factor H-related protein 1-like isoform X9: MKSWLLLVAAVLLWPGGSSQNECEEPEDIDFGEIVSIEKAKYLENDRVQYRCNPGYVLEGPEWIQCKGQKWTSHPPKCLAPCSITRQQLVTKNLFVFGSQRKARLIQSNHNLQFQCNEGYVLVVPSVRKCVDGYMELPLCISDPCVIPRTELESQKIEVKDGTDVPENIFVQRGLSIELTCRTGYVMEANSSQSAFVIQCDGTPPVIPKCKEITCNSPRLSNGSFRPQRTLYHDGDLIRILCDSGFTFQPDNGEKVVECTRNGWSPSPKCVSEDACGPPARREREESIKELTAETYVHGHIISYKCRPGYVKAWPIKLECNYGVWRRLPPRKNCTGISCGSPGDSDYVRFELTQGEDFTFGARVVYTCNEGYKMLSKYNYRDCRANGWTNEVPRCENIGRKCGHPPLVENGDIVDSPKTAYFPSESVIYQCQNFYTMQGSPRVTCQNGHWSQTPTCRAACTASEEDMREHNIRLKWTNWDKIYSEDGNIVEFVCLRGYKQHPNTRSLRVSCVDGKFKYPDCIPI, translated from the exons ATGAAGAGCTGGCTACTCTTGGTTGCTGCTGTTCTCCTCTGGCCAGGCGGTTCTTCTCAAAATG aatgtGAAGAACCAGAGGACATTGACTTTGGGGAAATTGTAAGCATTGAGAAAGCCAAGTACCTGGAAAATGACCGAGTGCAATACAGGTGCAACCCTGGCTATGTCTTGGAAGGACCTGAATGGATTCAATGTAAGGGACAAAAATGGACATCTCATCCACCAAAATGCTTGG caCCCTGCAGTATCACAAGACAACAGCTAGTAACAAAAAATTTGTTCGTGTTTGGGAGTCAAAGAAAAGCTCGACTTATTCAGAGTAATCATAACCTGCAATTTCAGTGTAATGAAGGATACGTGCTTGTGGTTCCATCAGTCAGAAAGTGTGTTGACGGTTACATGGAGTTGCCTTTATGTATCTCTG ATCCCTGTGTGATCCCCAGGACTGAATTGGAAAGCCAGAAGATAGAAGTTAAAGATGGAACAGATGTGCCCGAAAATATATTTGTTCAACGTGGTCTTTCTATTGAGCTGACCTGTAGAACAGGATATGTCAtggaagcaaattcttcccaatcagcttttGTCATCCAGTGTGATGGGACACCACCCGTGATTCCTAAATGCAAAG AAATTACATGCAATTCTCCAAGATTATCAAATGGTTCTTTCCGACCTCAAAGAACTTTATACCATGATGGGGATCTAATTCGAATTCTTTGTGACAGTGGATTTACTTTTCAACCTGATAATGGAGAAAAGGTAGTTGAGTGCACGAGAAATGGATGGTCACCTTCACCAAAATGTGTCA GTGAAGATGCATGTGGACCACCTGCTAGAAGAGAACGTGAAGAATCTATAAAAGAATTGACTGCAGAGACATATGTACATGGGCACATAATATCATATAAATGCCGCCCTGGATATGTTAAAGCTTGGCCTATTAAACTTGAATGTAATTATGGAGTCTGGCGACGATTGCCACCTCGTAAGAACTGCACag gaATATCTTGTGGCAGTCCTGGAGATTCTGATTATGTCAGGTTTGAACTTACCCAGGGAGAGGATTTTACTTTTGGTGCCCGTGTTGTTTATACGTGTAATGAAgg gtATAAGATGCTCAGCAAATATAATTACCGTGATTGTCGAGCAAATGGATGGACCAATGAAGTTCCTCGTTGTGAAA ATATTGGAAGAAAATGTGGACACCCACCTCTCGTGGAGAATGGAGACATTGTGGACTCACCCAAGACAGCCTATTTCCCATCTGAAAGTGTAATTTATCAGTGCCAAAATTTCTATACAATGCAAGGTTCTCCAAGAGTGACTTGTCAAAATGGTCATTGGTCACAAACACCAACATGTAGAG CCGCTTGTACAGCAAGTGAAGAAGATATGAGAGAACACAATATAAGGCTGAAGTGGACCAACTGGGATAAAATATATTCTGAGGATGGAAATATAGTGGAATTTGTATGTTTAAGAGGCTATAAACAACATccaaataccagatcattaagagTTAGTTGTGTGGATGGGAAATTCAAGTATCCAGATTGCATTCCT ATCTAA
- the LOC131194826 gene encoding complement factor H-related protein 1-like isoform X8, producing MKSWLLLVAAVLLWPGGSSQNECEEPEDIDFGEIVSIEKAKYLENDRVQYRCNPGYVLEGPEWIQCKGQKWTSHPPKCLAPCSITRQQLVTKNLFVFGSQRKARLIQSNHNLQFQCNEGYVLVVPSVRKCVDGYMELPLCISERGQNCSGPPRTENGDITSLSKKQYRSGSSVEFKCQKYYAMEGQNRSFCNNGTWIKVPVCLDPCVIPRTELESQKIEVKDGTDVPENIFVQRGLSIELTCRTGYVMEANSSQSAFVIQCDGTPPVIPKCKEITCNSPRLSNGSFRPQRTLYHDGDLIRILCDSGFTFQPDNGEKVVECTRNGWSPSPKCVSEDACGPPARREREESIKELTAETYVHGHIISYKCRPGYVKAWPIKLECNYGVWRRLPPRKNCTGISCGSPGDSDYVRFELTQGEDFTFGARVVYTCNEGYKMLSKYNYRDCRANGWTNEVPRCENIGRKCGHPPLVENGDIVDSPKTAYFPSESVIYQCQNFYTMQGSPRVTCQNGHWSQTPTCRAACTASEEDMREHNIRLKWTNWDKIYSEDGNIVEFVCLRGYKQHPNTRSLRVSCVDGKFKYPDCIPI from the exons ATGAAGAGCTGGCTACTCTTGGTTGCTGCTGTTCTCCTCTGGCCAGGCGGTTCTTCTCAAAATG aatgtGAAGAACCAGAGGACATTGACTTTGGGGAAATTGTAAGCATTGAGAAAGCCAAGTACCTGGAAAATGACCGAGTGCAATACAGGTGCAACCCTGGCTATGTCTTGGAAGGACCTGAATGGATTCAATGTAAGGGACAAAAATGGACATCTCATCCACCAAAATGCTTGG caCCCTGCAGTATCACAAGACAACAGCTAGTAACAAAAAATTTGTTCGTGTTTGGGAGTCAAAGAAAAGCTCGACTTATTCAGAGTAATCATAACCTGCAATTTCAGTGTAATGAAGGATACGTGCTTGTGGTTCCATCAGTCAGAAAGTGTGTTGACGGTTACATGGAGTTGCCTTTATGTATCTCTG AAAGAGGGCAAAATTGCAGTGGTCCACCAAGAACTGAGAATGGAGACATTACTAGTTTATCTAAAAAGCAGTACAGATCTGGCTCTTCAGTAGAATTCAAATGCCAAAAGTATTATGCCATGGAAGGTCAGAACAGATCTTTCTGTAACAATGGGACGTGGATAAAAGTGCCCGTTTGCCTCG ATCCCTGTGTGATCCCCAGGACTGAATTGGAAAGCCAGAAGATAGAAGTTAAAGATGGAACAGATGTGCCCGAAAATATATTTGTTCAACGTGGTCTTTCTATTGAGCTGACCTGTAGAACAGGATATGTCAtggaagcaaattcttcccaatcagcttttGTCATCCAGTGTGATGGGACACCACCCGTGATTCCTAAATGCAAAG AAATTACATGCAATTCTCCAAGATTATCAAATGGTTCTTTCCGACCTCAAAGAACTTTATACCATGATGGGGATCTAATTCGAATTCTTTGTGACAGTGGATTTACTTTTCAACCTGATAATGGAGAAAAGGTAGTTGAGTGCACGAGAAATGGATGGTCACCTTCACCAAAATGTGTCA GTGAAGATGCATGTGGACCACCTGCTAGAAGAGAACGTGAAGAATCTATAAAAGAATTGACTGCAGAGACATATGTACATGGGCACATAATATCATATAAATGCCGCCCTGGATATGTTAAAGCTTGGCCTATTAAACTTGAATGTAATTATGGAGTCTGGCGACGATTGCCACCTCGTAAGAACTGCACag gaATATCTTGTGGCAGTCCTGGAGATTCTGATTATGTCAGGTTTGAACTTACCCAGGGAGAGGATTTTACTTTTGGTGCCCGTGTTGTTTATACGTGTAATGAAgg gtATAAGATGCTCAGCAAATATAATTACCGTGATTGTCGAGCAAATGGATGGACCAATGAAGTTCCTCGTTGTGAAA ATATTGGAAGAAAATGTGGACACCCACCTCTCGTGGAGAATGGAGACATTGTGGACTCACCCAAGACAGCCTATTTCCCATCTGAAAGTGTAATTTATCAGTGCCAAAATTTCTATACAATGCAAGGTTCTCCAAGAGTGACTTGTCAAAATGGTCATTGGTCACAAACACCAACATGTAGAG CCGCTTGTACAGCAAGTGAAGAAGATATGAGAGAACACAATATAAGGCTGAAGTGGACCAACTGGGATAAAATATATTCTGAGGATGGAAATATAGTGGAATTTGTATGTTTAAGAGGCTATAAACAACATccaaataccagatcattaagagTTAGTTGTGTGGATGGGAAATTCAAGTATCCAGATTGCATTCCT ATCTAA